One part of the Vicugna pacos chromosome 20, VicPac4, whole genome shotgun sequence genome encodes these proteins:
- the TSPO2 gene encoding LOW QUALITY PROTEIN: translocator protein 2 (The sequence of the model RefSeq protein was modified relative to this genomic sequence to represent the inferred CDS: inserted 1 base in 1 codon; substituted 2 bases at 2 genomic stop codons), giving the protein MWPQGVIFVALALLGPTLVRLFTNHWMSGWCDSLKXLPRCPSHKVLLLVWTTIYPVIGYASYLVWKDLGGGFGRALALPLGLSAAQLAISWGLSTGIAWEMGGCQDSEADGMAGQSGAGSNGWADFSEPGTGLAGSRMLQKGQGPLPRAACLTALPPAQALPHLLLLFRLVVSMALIWHPTNKLAALLPLPYLAWLTVXQSITYHLXRDSLCPDHQPQPMGEESN; this is encoded by the exons ATGTGGCCTCAAGGGGTCATCTTCGTGGCCCTGGCACTCCTAGGGCCCACCCTGGTCAGGCTGTTCACCAATCATTGGATGTCTGGTTGGTGTGACAGCCTGAAGTAGCTACCCCGGTGCCCATCCCACAAGGTTCTGTTGCTTGTGTGGACAACCATCTACCCTGTCATAGG CTATGCCTCCTACCTGGTGTGGAAGGACCTGGGAGGGGGCTTCGGGcgggccctggccctgcctctaGGCCTCTCTGCTGCGCAGCTCGCCATCAGCTGG GGGCTCAGCACCGGAATAGCATGGGAAATGGGGGGCTGCCAGGACTCAGAAGCAGATGGAATGGCAGGTCAATCGGGTGCAGGCAGTAACGGCTGGGCAGACTTCTCTGAGCCAGGAACTGGACTCGCTGGGTCCAGGATGCTGCAGAAAGGTCAAGGGCCACTTCCCAGGGCAGCCTGCCTGAccgccctgccccctgcccaggcCCTGCCGCACCTGCTGCTGCTCTTCAGGCTGGTGGTGAGCATGGCACTGATCTGGCACCCCACCAACAAACTGGCTGCCCTGCTCCCGCTGCCCTACCTGGCCTGGCTCACTG ATCAATCCATCACCTATCACCTGTGAAGGGACAGCCTTTGTCCAGACCACCAGCCTCAGCCCATGGGGGAGGAAAGCAACTGA